From one Lolium rigidum isolate FL_2022 chromosome 4, APGP_CSIRO_Lrig_0.1, whole genome shotgun sequence genomic stretch:
- the LOC124708830 gene encoding uncharacterized protein LOC124708830: protein METVHRTDQAGKSVHREDDAKDKDASTAVEDVQDDAEATDGSTTAEGESPCREDNRKDSKDGSPTDMYDPWDPPNPPPHPSIEALTSTGEFITQYGRQIRKFLAELRGTSIIVPDRTPKETQAKFCAIYGPLGKALQKDSVPCFLQLFEKYRERMVSGYIFTPQAFDVILTHSALRCAELVLEGKEPKLCGLRANPNYITCFGYFPLHQAAETFCTDMVELLLRYGALANLRTTGDRVIEGLLPLHVAIENTCQHKYLEDNLIDDPSYEKGNTKYIYKLIHLLCLPEMKIFLDTTRLLATHTNDVVDMLWDYIKHGKLVPAAVLLLAAQRHFRDLNGFDTIKKQITSSLIALQREWCGLGSGKNTKAKKQWKEKKVRFDNALILLKIIFKAGEDLDAYIQAHSEASHQEVLGKVSAVLQNYDVGPSGKGICIDDFDCCPYDYGVPDSISHKHGDADLSMAAIGSLEVEGKNVVINEPRRGQNLPYARDQFLPIWRSVLKARFITRVYPSYIPKKELPYILDDRNREQPNNRRSSQIRVGLLGLLERSFPKVASNRKLASTHQSRRLFSAASTALKMLKHA, encoded by the exons ATGGAAACGGTCCACAGAACCGACCAGGCAGGGAAATCTGTTCATCGCGAAGATGATGCTAAAGACAAAGATGCATCGACAGCAGTGGAAGATGTTCAGGATGATGCTGAAGCCACAGATGGATCAACAACAGCTGAAGGGGAATCTCCTTGCCGCGAAGATAACAGGAAAGACTCCAAGGATGGCTCGCCCACAGACATGTATGATCCATGGGACCCTCCCAACCCACCTCCTCATCCCTCAATAGAAGCCTTAACGTCCACTGGTGAGTTTATTACCCAG TATGGAAGACAAATTCGGAAATTCCTTGCTGAACTCAGAGGCACCAGTATAATTGTTCCGGACCGCACTCCTAAG GAGACACAGGCAAAATTTTGTGCGATATATGGCCCTTTGGGAAAGGCCCTCCAAAAAGATAGTGTTCCGTGCTTCCTTCAGCTCTTTGAAAAGTATAGAGAGCGCATGGTTTCTGGTTATATCTTCACGCCACAAGCCTTCGACGTGATACTTACACACAGTGCCCTGCGTTGTGCAGAGTTAGTTTTGGAGGGCAAGGAGCCTAAGCTCTGTGGTCTGCGCGCCAACCCCAACTACATTACCTGCTTTGGATACTTCCCTCTCCACCAAGCTGCTGAGACATTCTGCACTGACATGGTTGAGTTACTGTTACGCTATGGTGCTTTGGCAAATCTACGAACCACAGGCGATAGAGTTATCGAGGGCCTCCTCCCACTCCATGTTGCCATTGAGAACACTTGCCAGCATAAGTATCTGGAGGACAATCTTATAGATGACCCGAGCTATGAGAAGGGAAATACCAAGTACATCTACAAGCTCATACATCTGCTTTGCCTGCCTGAGATG AAGATCTTTTTGGACACGACTAGATTGCTTGCAACTCACACaaatgatgtagtagatatgctCTGGGATTACATCAAGCATGGGAAGCTTGTCCCTGCAGCTGTTTTGCTCCTAGCTGCTCAGAGGCATTTCCGTGACCTAAATGGATTTGATACGATCAAGAAACAGATCACCAGTTCTTTGATTGCCCTTCAAAGGGAATGGTGTGGATTAGGAAGTGgtaaaaataccaaagcaaaaaaGCAGTGGAAGGAGAAGAAAGTACGTTTTGATAATGCATTGATCCTTTTGAAAATAATTTTTAAAGCTGGTGAAGATCTTGATGCATATATTCAAGCTCATTCAGAG GCATCTCATCAGGAGGTCCTTGGAAAAGTGTCTGCAGTTCTCCAAAATTATGATGTTGGTCCGAGTGGAAAAGGAATTTGCATTGACGACTTCGACTG CTGCCCATATGATTATGGAGTTCCAGACAGCATCTCACATAAACATG GGGATGCAGATTTGTCCATGGCAGCCATAGGATCTCTGGAAGTTGAGGGAAAAAAT GTTGTGATAAATGAGCCACGCAGAGGACAGAACCTCCCGTATGCAAGAGATCAGTTCTTACCGATATGGAGATCGGTATTAAAAGCTCGGTTTATTACGAGGGTCTATCCATCTtatataccaaagaaagagttacCGTATATTCTTGATGATCGCAACCGCGAGCAACCGAACAATCGGAGATCTTCTCAAATTCGTGTTGGCTTGTTGGGCTTGTTGGAGAGAAGCTTTCCAAAAGTAGCAAGTAATCGCAAATTAGCAAGTACTCACCAATCCAGAAGGCTATTTAGTGCTGCATCGACTGCACTGAAGATGCTGAAGCACGCCTGA